From Fibrobacter sp. UWB5, the proteins below share one genomic window:
- a CDS encoding V-type ATP synthase subunit I: MITPMKKVTVLTVASAVEETLQALRTLEILHLTPLQAAAGAKLNKARGEMNRVQKALEVVPEKAPKGVTPVKDAAPAASLIEEIQNLVAESKQAEIDKEQAEEELTKLSMFKNLDPATAAALAAKGIYVKLYQLHDGKIPFELEGEGSIEEFGQDENGKYVAVVSRGEAPVAVKGNFTELTMPQKSLAEYREMEAKAKETLARVEKRLGELSGVRESIEDKLLEVGDDYRMVEAEASMVGDKNVAAVQGFCPAPRVGELEKAAREHGWGLLVDDPAEDDDIPTLLTYSKLSRPMQFLYDIIGISPGYKEVDVSAVFLCFFSIFFAMIVGDSAYGLLFLGLALFARSKMPKANPAGFHFIYLMSIATIVWGVINASFLGLSPSLAGWTYYLDITNYGWLPEPLKNAMLWIRTSAPTDPAKFEAYKAFAQSITILPESFVPKAAGASQMQHIQLFCFCIAVVHLSIAHIWNVCVRIKRKDSTFMAQVGWLIGCWVMFFLACQMVLGIDMPKFVIPMFIVEAVLLVLFTVPPKRLKQDFISIPMLVLDVVNSFTDVISYIRLFAVGMSGAAIAEAFNDMLSPLFGSAVGIAGAAFLLLFVHGLNIALAVMGVAVHAVRLNTLEFSNGLGQEWSGFAFAPFAKQKN, from the coding sequence ATGATTACTCCTATGAAGAAAGTGACGGTGCTGACGGTTGCAAGTGCAGTTGAAGAGACGCTCCAGGCGCTCCGTACGCTTGAAATTTTGCACCTCACGCCTTTGCAGGCGGCAGCAGGCGCTAAACTGAACAAGGCCCGTGGCGAGATGAACCGCGTGCAGAAGGCCTTGGAAGTGGTGCCCGAAAAGGCCCCGAAGGGTGTGACTCCCGTGAAGGATGCCGCTCCGGCTGCTAGCCTTATTGAAGAAATCCAGAACCTGGTTGCCGAAAGCAAACAGGCGGAAATCGACAAGGAACAGGCCGAAGAGGAACTCACTAAACTTTCCATGTTCAAGAACCTGGACCCCGCAACGGCAGCAGCACTCGCGGCGAAGGGTATCTATGTCAAACTGTACCAGCTCCATGACGGTAAAATCCCGTTCGAACTCGAGGGCGAAGGTTCCATCGAAGAATTCGGTCAGGATGAAAACGGCAAGTATGTAGCTGTCGTGAGCAGGGGAGAAGCCCCTGTCGCCGTGAAGGGTAACTTCACCGAACTCACGATGCCGCAGAAGTCGCTTGCCGAATACCGCGAAATGGAAGCGAAAGCCAAGGAAACGCTTGCCCGCGTCGAAAAACGCCTGGGTGAACTTTCGGGCGTCAGGGAATCTATCGAAGACAAGCTCCTCGAAGTGGGTGACGACTACCGTATGGTCGAAGCCGAAGCCTCGATGGTGGGCGACAAGAACGTCGCTGCCGTGCAGGGCTTCTGCCCGGCTCCGCGTGTCGGCGAACTCGAGAAGGCCGCCCGCGAACACGGCTGGGGCCTCCTGGTGGACGATCCCGCCGAAGACGACGATATCCCGACGCTGTTGACCTACAGCAAGCTCAGCCGTCCCATGCAGTTCCTGTACGACATCATCGGCATTTCGCCGGGGTACAAGGAAGTGGACGTGTCGGCCGTGTTCCTTTGCTTCTTCAGTATCTTCTTTGCGATGATTGTGGGCGACTCGGCTTACGGCCTGTTGTTCCTCGGTCTGGCTCTCTTTGCCCGCTCCAAGATGCCGAAGGCAAATCCTGCTGGTTTCCACTTTATCTACCTCATGAGCATCGCCACCATCGTGTGGGGTGTCATCAACGCAAGCTTCCTCGGGCTCAGCCCCTCGCTTGCGGGGTGGACGTATTACCTGGACATCACCAACTACGGCTGGTTGCCTGAACCGCTGAAGAACGCGATGCTCTGGATCCGCACTAGTGCCCCGACTGACCCTGCGAAGTTCGAAGCCTACAAGGCCTTCGCCCAGTCGATCACGATCTTGCCCGAAAGCTTCGTGCCGAAGGCGGCGGGTGCCTCCCAGATGCAGCATATCCAGCTGTTCTGCTTCTGCATCGCTGTTGTCCACCTGAGTATCGCTCATATCTGGAACGTCTGCGTGCGCATCAAGCGCAAGGATTCCACGTTCATGGCGCAGGTGGGCTGGCTTATCGGCTGCTGGGTGATGTTCTTCCTTGCGTGCCAGATGGTGCTCGGTATCGATATGCCGAAGTTCGTCATCCCGATGTTCATCGTGGAAGCCGTTCTTCTGGTGCTCTTTACCGTTCCGCCGAAGCGCCTCAAACAGGACTTCATCAGCATCCCGATGCTTGTGCTTGACGTGGTGAACAGCTTTACCGACGTGATCAGCTATATCCGTCTGTTCGCTGTGGGCATGTCCGGTGCGGCCATTGCCGAAGCGTTCAACGACATGCTTTCGCCGCTGTTTGGCTCTGCTGTCGGTATCGCCGGTGCAGCCTTCCTGCTGCTCTTTGTGCATGGCCTGAACATCGCGCTTGCGGTCATGGGCGTCGCGGTCCACGCGGTACGTCTGAATACACTCGAATTTTCAAATGGACTTGGCCAGGAATGGAGCGGATTCGCCTTCGCCCCCTTCGCCAAGCAGAAAAATTAA
- a CDS encoding IS3 family transposase, giving the protein MANVRYTQEKRIQVAEYVLDGRYSASVASKVFGIGVNTVCRWVNRLCEKRGLPCYRAERKGRRRESTRARLKELVRRNRRLEKQLAHARETAEILKAIPVHLYSTTRFKCEAIHEKRDCFPVSRMCEALGVRLASYYQWIRAEARRAERRERERALADVVIRVFEENRRTYGCRRMKVALANEGVDVSEYRIRRIMHENGLYPVARRRWRPYRKGTCDSMYSENILQREFLPDALNKVWAGDITYIATSFGWLYLAVVIDLCNKEIVGYRLSRNIESEIVVEALGSAFARRGVHEGLVFHSDRGPQYSSRRYRTMLAENKAVPSMSAPGCPYDNACVESFFACLKTELLYRRKYSCMEEVESDIFDYIEAFYNRRRLHSTLGYLSPVEYRLKRLAA; this is encoded by the coding sequence ATGGCAAATGTGAGATACACTCAGGAAAAGCGCATCCAGGTAGCGGAGTATGTCCTAGATGGAAGATATTCCGCCTCGGTCGCCTCGAAAGTTTTCGGGATAGGTGTCAATACCGTCTGTAGGTGGGTGAATAGGCTCTGCGAAAAGCGGGGCCTTCCTTGTTATAGGGCCGAGCGGAAGGGCCGGAGAAGGGAATCGACGCGGGCTCGGCTGAAAGAGTTGGTTCGCCGCAACCGTCGGCTAGAAAAGCAACTTGCCCATGCGAGGGAGACTGCGGAGATTCTCAAGGCCATCCCGGTTCATCTATATTCCACGACCCGGTTCAAGTGCGAGGCCATTCATGAAAAACGGGACTGCTTCCCTGTTTCAAGGATGTGCGAGGCGCTTGGTGTCAGGCTGGCCTCGTATTACCAGTGGATTCGTGCGGAGGCCCGTCGAGCCGAGCGCCGCGAGCGAGAAAGGGCCCTTGCCGATGTGGTTATTCGTGTGTTCGAGGAAAACCGCAGAACATACGGTTGCCGCAGGATGAAGGTCGCCCTTGCAAACGAGGGGGTGGATGTCAGCGAGTACAGGATTCGTCGCATTATGCACGAGAACGGGCTGTATCCTGTGGCCCGAAGGCGGTGGCGGCCCTACCGCAAGGGAACCTGCGACAGCATGTACAGCGAAAATATTTTGCAGCGCGAGTTCTTGCCCGATGCGTTGAACAAGGTCTGGGCGGGAGACATTACCTACATCGCGACGAGCTTCGGCTGGCTTTACCTGGCCGTTGTCATCGACCTGTGCAACAAGGAGATTGTAGGTTATAGGCTGTCGCGCAATATTGAATCTGAGATTGTTGTGGAGGCGCTTGGTAGCGCATTTGCACGGCGTGGCGTTCATGAGGGGCTAGTGTTCCACTCGGACCGTGGGCCGCAATACAGTAGCAGACGGTACCGGACAATGCTTGCCGAGAACAAGGCCGTGCCTTCAATGAGTGCCCCGGGCTGCCCATACGACAATGCTTGCGTGGAGAGCTTTTTCGCTTGCCTGAAAACGGAACTGCTTTACAGGAGAAAGTATTCCTGCATGGAGGAGGTGGAGTCGGACATATTCGACTATATTGAGGCGTTCTATAACCGCAGGAGGTTGCATAGCACGCTCGGGTACCTGAGCCCGGTAGAGTATAGGTTGAAAAGGCTGGCCGCGTAA
- a CDS encoding V-type ATP synthase subunit K (produces ATP from ADP in the presence of a proton gradient across the membrane; the K subunit is a nonenzymatic component which binds the dimeric form by interacting with the G and E subunits), giving the protein MEPNTMVTLAKMGAAAALGIAAMGSALGCGTAGMSAITMWKKAYAQGKSALFTLLVFVGAPISQTIYGMLLMNFILSKAAENGFTNWGGCLGAGIFGGLGMMASAWYQGKSAAVACDALGETGKGMVNYLMVLGIVETVALFVLVFSMMVL; this is encoded by the coding sequence ATGGAACCGAATACAATGGTTACTCTCGCTAAAATGGGTGCTGCAGCTGCGCTTGGCATTGCGGCTATGGGCTCTGCCCTTGGTTGCGGAACGGCCGGTATGTCCGCCATCACGATGTGGAAGAAGGCTTATGCCCAGGGCAAGTCCGCCCTCTTCACGCTCTTGGTGTTCGTGGGTGCCCCGATTTCCCAGACGATTTATGGCATGTTGCTCATGAACTTCATCTTGAGCAAGGCTGCTGAAAACGGCTTTACCAACTGGGGCGGCTGCCTCGGCGCCGGCATCTTCGGCGGTCTCGGCATGATGGCTTCTGCCTGGTACCAGGGTAAGTCTGCAGCTGTGGCTTGCGATGCTCTCGGTGAAACCGGCAAGGGCATGGTGAACTACCTGATGGTGCTCGGTATCGTGGAAACCGTGGCCCTGTTCGTTCTCGTGTTCTCCATGATGGTGCTCTAA
- a CDS encoding DUF3791 domain-containing protein — translation MDKKLIRYTVACVNEFAANKSLTEKQAFDYLCNHGAMDFLVEFYDVEHTLSFEDAINDLTLVSQQNGGKIQ, via the coding sequence ATGGACAAGAAACTGATCAGATATACCGTTGCATGCGTCAACGAGTTCGCCGCAAACAAGAGCCTCACCGAAAAGCAGGCTTTTGATTATCTATGCAATCACGGAGCGATGGATTTCCTTGTTGAATTCTACGATGTGGAGCATACGCTTTCATTTGAAGACGCCATCAACGACCTAACGCTAGTCAGCCAGCAGAACGGAGGGAAGATACAGTGA
- a CDS encoding AAA family ATPase: MLRKIVIENLGVFRHLSMELAPRLNILCGTNGTGKSFLLDSVWFALTHRWPIEPVTSIKKARIECIGSDSSGDHVDYSASFDRSEQEWTWSPDKFDNTGLVFYARADGSLCVADSVQGNSLALSLHEIWNGREKSGKFVCEGLVSDVLKWQNRRSEELAMFEKILEVLSPSNFKIRLSLPTRISLDDVRDIPTVALPYGNVPVLHTSSGIRRILTLAYCLTWVYSEHCRACNVAGMSYDSRMTFLMDDVEANLHPDWQGSILESIFAAISALRGSLENVQLFVATKSPMVTDWAKVHFDFPLDGMLELREDEKNT; the protein is encoded by the coding sequence ATGTTGAGAAAAATCGTAATTGAAAATCTGGGTGTGTTTAGGCATTTGTCGATGGAGCTCGCTCCGCGTCTGAATATTCTCTGCGGAACAAACGGAACTGGTAAGTCCTTTTTGTTGGATTCCGTGTGGTTTGCCTTGACGCATCGATGGCCCATCGAGCCCGTTACGTCTATCAAAAAAGCCAGAATTGAATGCATTGGGTCGGATTCGTCTGGTGACCATGTGGATTACTCGGCTTCATTTGACCGTAGTGAACAGGAATGGACCTGGTCGCCGGACAAATTTGACAATACAGGATTAGTCTTTTATGCAAGGGCGGATGGCAGCCTCTGCGTTGCGGATTCTGTACAGGGAAATTCACTAGCCCTTTCTTTGCATGAAATTTGGAATGGACGGGAAAAATCCGGCAAGTTTGTATGCGAGGGTCTTGTTTCAGATGTCCTCAAATGGCAGAATCGCAGAAGTGAAGAACTTGCCATGTTCGAAAAGATTCTTGAGGTTCTTTCTCCATCAAATTTCAAAATAAGATTGTCTTTGCCAACACGGATATCGCTTGATGATGTTCGAGATATTCCGACAGTGGCGTTGCCTTACGGAAATGTTCCTGTACTCCATACTTCTTCGGGAATCCGCCGCATTTTGACTTTGGCTTATTGCCTTACTTGGGTATACTCTGAACATTGTCGTGCATGTAATGTGGCGGGAATGTCGTATGATTCGAGAATGACATTCTTGATGGACGATGTTGAAGCGAACCTGCACCCTGATTGGCAGGGATCTATTCTTGAATCAATCTTTGCTGCAATTTCTGCCTTGCGTGGTTCCCTTGAAAATGTGCAGCTGTTTGTAGCGACAAAATCACCGATGGTGACCGATTGGGCAAAGGTGCATTTTGATTTCCCGCTTGACGGAATGCTTGAGTTACGAGAGGATGAAAAAAATACGTAA
- a CDS encoding V-type ATP synthase subunit K (produces ATP from ADP in the presence of a proton gradient across the membrane; the K subunit is a nonenzymatic component which binds the dimeric form by interacting with the G and E subunits), whose product MDQAQLLTLAKLGAVAALGLAAVGSALGCGTAGMAAIGAWKKAYLKGKNALFTLLIFVGAPIAQTIYGMLLMMYILNKSQAAPANWAAYLGVGIFGGIGMMASAWYVGKSAADACNALGETGKGLVNYLMVLGVGETVALFVMVFSMMLVS is encoded by the coding sequence ATGGATCAAGCTCAACTTTTAACGCTCGCGAAACTCGGCGCGGTGGCGGCCCTGGGCCTTGCCGCGGTGGGTTCTGCGCTGGGCTGCGGGACTGCCGGCATGGCGGCCATCGGGGCCTGGAAGAAGGCGTATCTCAAGGGTAAGAACGCGCTGTTTACGCTGCTCATCTTCGTGGGCGCGCCGATTGCGCAGACAATCTACGGCATGTTGCTGATGATGTACATCCTGAACAAGTCCCAGGCGGCCCCTGCCAACTGGGCTGCATACCTGGGTGTGGGCATCTTCGGTGGCATCGGCATGATGGCCTCTGCCTGGTACGTGGGCAAGTCGGCGGCTGACGCCTGCAACGCCCTCGGCGAAACCGGCAAGGGCCTCGTGAACTACCTCATGGTGCTCGGCGTCGGCGAAACCGTCGCGCTGTTCGTCATGGTGTTCTCGATGATGCTGGTATCGTAG
- a CDS encoding V-type ATP synthase subunit D: MAKVKLTKNALKAERDALKRFQRYLPTLLLKKQQLQMEMRTLQERVMAKREEEDKLRKSMASWISLFAEPIEWSKYLSVKEVRQGEGNIAGVKIPTYDGVDFNIAIPDFFTTPVWLDDGIRSLQGLISLRLERRVLEKQYELLSKELRTTSQRVNLFEKVKIPEAKENIRVINIFLGDQQTSGVARSKLAKGKATARTAAQDALAKEAAA, translated from the coding sequence ATGGCGAAGGTCAAGCTAACTAAAAACGCCCTCAAGGCGGAACGCGACGCATTGAAGCGCTTCCAGCGCTATCTGCCGACGTTGCTGTTGAAAAAGCAGCAGCTGCAGATGGAAATGCGCACGCTCCAGGAGAGGGTGATGGCTAAGCGAGAAGAGGAGGACAAGCTCCGCAAGAGCATGGCTTCCTGGATTTCGCTGTTTGCCGAACCCATCGAATGGTCAAAGTACCTGTCGGTGAAGGAAGTGCGCCAGGGCGAAGGTAACATCGCCGGCGTGAAGATTCCGACATACGACGGGGTAGACTTTAATATCGCCATTCCGGATTTCTTCACCACGCCCGTGTGGCTGGACGACGGTATCAGAAGCCTCCAGGGCCTGATTTCGCTGCGTCTGGAACGTCGCGTGCTCGAAAAGCAGTACGAACTCCTCTCGAAGGAACTGCGTACCACGAGCCAGCGCGTGAACCTGTTCGAAAAGGTGAAGATTCCCGAGGCGAAGGAAAATATCCGCGTTATCAACATCTTCCTGGGCGACCAGCAGACGTCCGGCGTTGCCCGCAGCAAGCTTGCTAAGGGTAAGGCTACCGCCCGTACCGCTGCCCAGGATGCACTCGCGAAGGAGGCTGCCGCATGA
- a CDS encoding toxin-antitoxin system YwqK family antitoxin: protein MLDEIKRAYYESGKLKEETRYSGGKKNGPCRQYDENGILVAEQNYKDDVREGRSASFYANGNVKSELFYEHGEPSGVQTDYYDDGSVYRKLPIKNGYIEGLVKMYAREGFLAFEAPFHLGIVNGIVRRYDKKGLIVEDVPIYDHKVDGIRHVYREGKLYAEERYNKGKRDGFTKIYGRNNLDQYLSLFVDDEYCGSKAVNYYENGNIHREMEMDRGMPDGVQIEYHENGTVAFRLNYRRGMPIDGEYEIYDEYGNYDGMCECKNGHAFLYDVVGNLVEHWAIYRGLRNGLSEFLIPEKRILYCFEGKACKSLEDFLERTFDRLAERWLSRFSQTGQETVRESYRNLFRQAYYLAKPDSLNSLDAPREELERCNFSEISNERYADYVAREFSLRLGLASGGEEERRLAVALKRLLRPCSSANR from the coding sequence ATGCTTGACGAAATAAAGAGAGCTTATTACGAATCCGGGAAATTGAAGGAAGAAACAAGATATTCCGGCGGCAAGAAAAATGGCCCTTGCCGGCAGTATGATGAAAACGGAATTCTTGTTGCCGAACAGAATTACAAAGACGACGTGCGTGAAGGCCGGAGTGCCTCTTTTTATGCTAACGGGAATGTCAAGAGCGAACTCTTTTACGAACATGGCGAACCATCGGGCGTGCAAACGGATTATTATGACGATGGCTCCGTGTATAGAAAGCTTCCCATAAAAAATGGATACATCGAAGGGCTTGTGAAAATGTATGCTAGGGAGGGTTTTTTAGCATTTGAAGCTCCGTTTCATCTTGGTATAGTAAACGGAATTGTACGCAGATATGACAAGAAAGGCTTGATTGTAGAAGACGTTCCTATCTATGACCATAAGGTTGACGGTATTCGGCATGTTTATCGAGAGGGGAAATTGTATGCAGAAGAAAGGTATAACAAGGGTAAGCGAGATGGCTTTACAAAAATATATGGTCGAAATAACCTAGACCAATATCTCTCATTGTTTGTCGATGATGAATACTGTGGTTCGAAGGCTGTCAATTATTATGAAAACGGCAATATTCACCGCGAAATGGAAATGGATAGGGGAATGCCTGATGGAGTGCAGATAGAGTATCATGAAAATGGAACTGTTGCATTTAGGTTGAATTACAGGCGCGGCATGCCCATAGATGGAGAGTATGAAATATATGATGAGTATGGGAACTATGATGGAATGTGCGAATGTAAAAATGGCCATGCCTTTCTTTACGATGTGGTTGGAAATCTTGTAGAACATTGGGCTATATATCGTGGTCTAAGAAACGGGCTTAGCGAATTTTTGATTCCTGAAAAAAGAATACTTTATTGTTTTGAAGGGAAAGCCTGTAAATCCTTAGAAGATTTTCTTGAAAGGACCTTCGACAGGCTGGCAGAAAGATGGCTGTCACGTTTTTCGCAAACAGGCCAAGAAACGGTTAGAGAATCTTATAGAAACTTATTCAGGCAAGCCTATTATTTGGCGAAACCGGATTCCCTAAATTCGCTGGATGCACCTCGTGAAGAACTGGAACGCTGCAATTTTAGTGAAATTTCTAACGAGCGCTATGCTGACTATGTCGCAAGGGAATTTTCGTTGCGTCTTGGCCTTGCCTCTGGAGGAGAGGAAGAGCGAAGATTGGCAGTGGCCTTAAAGAGGCTGCTAAGGCCTTGTTCTAGTGCGAACCGCTGA